A window of Campylobacter concisus contains these coding sequences:
- a CDS encoding lipid-binding SYLF domain-containing protein — protein sequence MKRLLIIFLAGLFFTPYLNADVIQNQKLKNAINILNTFGARNLKPNTKFEGIKAIAIIPDVTKAGAIVTGSTGKGVFIAKNDDGEWSSPFFVNYTSGSIGLQLGYSSADMIILFKNSEAYANLFNAKDTISLKAEATGGVGNEVAITSDLPEISAFAEERGNTSGAFVGVSLDVARLKINRQDTNDYYERMYDFENIYNNSPKASKYTLKFKEIISKYFL from the coding sequence ATGAAAAGACTATTAATCATATTTCTTGCTGGTTTATTTTTCACGCCATACTTAAATGCTGATGTGATCCAAAATCAAAAGCTAAAAAATGCAATAAATATTTTAAACACTTTTGGTGCAAGAAATTTAAAGCCAAACACTAAATTTGAAGGCATAAAAGCGATCGCCATAATCCCTGATGTGACAAAAGCAGGCGCTATCGTTACTGGCTCAACAGGCAAAGGCGTATTTATCGCTAAAAACGATGATGGTGAATGGTCAAGCCCATTTTTTGTAAATTACACATCTGGTAGCATAGGCTTACAACTTGGTTACAGCTCAGCTGATATGATCATTTTATTTAAAAATTCAGAAGCTTATGCAAATTTATTTAATGCAAAAGATACGATCAGCCTAAAAGCAGAAGCAACTGGTGGCGTTGGTAATGAGGTAGCGATCACAAGTGATTTGCCTGAAATTTCAGCATTTGCTGAGGAGCGCGGCAATACAAGTGGTGCTTTTGTAGGCGTCAGCTTAGATGTGGCAAGGCTAAAAATAAATAGACAAGATACAAATGATTACTATGAGCGAATGTATGATTTTGAAAATATCTACAACAATAGCCCAAAAGCTAGTAAATACACACTAAAATTTAAAGAAATAATCTCAAAATACTTCTTATAG
- the fliL gene encoding flagellar basal body-associated protein FliL, with product MAEEVEEKKAKKGGNGALMIIIIAIFVLLLVIGGLVAFLMLSSDEPKEANMMQTPAQTQTQPMPAQNKAKHGSNDYSNMGPIYPLDQFIVNLLSENGSRFLKTKIDMEQSDELLTPELDKKKALLRDIIIRTLSSKTYEEVSTAKGKDRLKDEIVGKLNEVLNDGYIKNIFFTDFVVQ from the coding sequence ATGGCTGAAGAAGTTGAAGAGAAAAAAGCAAAAAAAGGTGGCAATGGTGCATTAATGATAATTATCATTGCGATATTTGTTTTGCTGCTAGTTATTGGAGGGCTAGTCGCGTTTTTAATGCTTAGTTCTGACGAGCCAAAAGAGGCAAACATGATGCAAACACCAGCTCAGACTCAAACGCAGCCCATGCCAGCTCAAAATAAGGCAAAGCATGGTAGCAACGACTATTCAAATATGGGACCGATATATCCGCTTGATCAGTTTATTGTAAATTTGCTTAGTGAAAATGGCTCAAGATTTCTTAAAACCAAGATCGATATGGAGCAAAGCGATGAGTTGCTAACTCCTGAGCTAGATAAGAAAAAGGCACTTTTAAGAGACATTATCATCAGAACACTCTCTTCTAAAACTTACGAAGAAGTGAGTACCGCAAAAGGCAAAGATAGGCTAAAAGACGAGATCGTCGGCAAGCTAAATGAAGTGCTAAATGATGGCTACATCAAAAACATATTTTTTACTGATTTTGTGGTTCAATGA
- the ybaK gene encoding Cys-tRNA(Pro) deacylase encodes MIHKTNAARVLDKLKINYEILEYEVDLNDLSALHVAASTKQDIKQIYKTIVCECEPKNFVVACLQGDLELDLKALAHACGAKRCELINLKDLEKITGYIRGGCSPLAMKKHFATFIDERAKEQECVLVSAGVRGKQIKIAPNDLLKACEASFANIARLAL; translated from the coding sequence ATGATACATAAGACAAATGCTGCTAGAGTTTTAGACAAGCTAAAAATTAATTATGAAATTTTAGAGTATGAAGTTGATTTAAACGATCTTTCAGCCCTCCACGTAGCAGCTAGCACCAAGCAAGATATAAAGCAAATTTATAAAACTATCGTTTGTGAGTGTGAGCCTAAAAATTTCGTTGTTGCTTGCTTGCAGGGCGATTTGGAGCTTGATCTAAAAGCACTTGCTCACGCGTGTGGCGCAAAACGCTGTGAACTTATAAATTTAAAAGATCTAGAAAAGATCACTGGCTACATCAGGGGTGGCTGCTCACCGCTTGCTATGAAAAAACACTTTGCAACATTTATCGATGAACGTGCAAAAGAGCAAGAGTGCGTGTTAGTAAGTGCTGGAGTAAGAGGCAAACAGATAAAGATAGCTCCAAACGATCTTTTAAAGGCTTGCGAGGCAAGTTTTGCCAATATCGCTAGGCTAGCTCTTTAA
- a CDS encoding trimeric intracellular cation channel family protein produces MSLIIFVEYVGIASAALSGFLFAVKKECDWLGVFLSAFLTALGGGIMRDMLVGRAVYSFTHYMPVSVVIFMLIVSRVANLHIKREGLERKFVFIFADAIDVICFSIVGAMVAIEYNYNIFGVMMIAFFNGVGGGILRDILLNEIPWFLRTGLYGTISLGVGLAYFILYHLGLTNIFFTMLLLAAGITIRMFAFYRGWKLPDL; encoded by the coding sequence ATGAGTTTAATAATTTTTGTCGAATACGTCGGTATCGCATCAGCTGCACTTAGTGGGTTTTTATTTGCAGTAAAAAAGGAGTGCGACTGGCTTGGAGTCTTTTTATCTGCATTTTTGACCGCACTTGGTGGCGGTATCATGCGTGATATGCTCGTTGGTAGGGCGGTTTATTCATTTACGCACTATATGCCAGTAAGCGTTGTCATTTTTATGTTGATTGTTTCAAGAGTGGCAAATTTACACATAAAAAGAGAAGGATTGGAACGAAAATTTGTATTCATCTTTGCCGATGCGATCGATGTTATCTGTTTTTCTATTGTGGGAGCAATGGTTGCAATTGAGTATAACTACAACATCTTTGGCGTGATGATGATCGCCTTTTTTAACGGAGTTGGTGGCGGTATCTTAAGAGATATTTTGCTAAACGAAATTCCATGGTTTTTACGCACAGGGCTTTACGGCACGATAAGCCTTGGCGTGGGGCTTGCTTACTTTATCCTCTATCATCTAGGCCTAACCAATATATTTTTTACCATGCTCTTGCTTGCTGCTGGCATAACGATTAGGATGTTTGCATTTTACAGAGGTTGGAAGCTACCCGATCTATGA
- a CDS encoding SAM-dependent methyltransferase, which produces MKFSEFFDIWVNENYYKFGVDIGKKGDFYTNVSVGYLFGACLANYFIKLLKNGEISSSCKVVEIGANSGDMLADFAQGIFTLKLEILPNLEFIIIEPHEILRKKQLETFAKRFGDDVKIKHYENLDECSFEEIFVISNELLDAFSCEVIDGQNMLFVEEDLKFHWQKADQNLLALAKKFGIKKGEISTSYAKFALQLASTAKKVRFLSFDYGEFEPKNEFSLRIFKDHQVFSLFEISSLAPYFKRSDLTYSLCFKQVKEAFCEAGFEMLKFKKQNEALVCDLGVDEILSLVLENGSKQAYENAAKQAKFLLSPEFLGEKFKFIEVLKS; this is translated from the coding sequence ATGAAATTTAGCGAGTTTTTTGATATCTGGGTCAATGAAAACTACTATAAATTTGGCGTAGATATCGGCAAAAAAGGCGATTTTTACACAAATGTAAGCGTTGGCTATCTCTTTGGCGCTTGCCTTGCAAACTATTTTATAAAGCTGCTTAAAAATGGCGAAATTTCTAGCTCTTGCAAGGTCGTGGAGATCGGTGCGAACTCTGGCGATATGCTAGCTGATTTTGCGCAAGGAATTTTTACGCTTAAGCTAGAAATTTTGCCAAATTTGGAGTTTATAATCATCGAACCTCATGAAATTTTACGTAAAAAACAGCTTGAAACTTTTGCAAAACGCTTTGGCGATGATGTCAAAATAAAACATTATGAAAATTTAGACGAGTGCTCGTTTGAAGAAATTTTCGTCATCTCAAATGAGCTACTTGACGCATTTAGCTGTGAGGTGATAGATGGGCAAAATATGCTTTTTGTGGAGGAAGACCTAAAATTTCACTGGCAAAAGGCAGATCAAAATTTGCTAGCTCTTGCAAAGAAATTTGGCATAAAAAAGGGCGAGATATCAACTAGCTACGCTAAATTTGCGCTTCAACTTGCAAGTACGGCAAAAAAGGTCAGATTTTTAAGCTTTGACTATGGCGAATTTGAGCCAAAAAATGAGTTTAGCCTAAGGATTTTTAAAGACCATCAAGTATTTTCTTTGTTTGAAATTTCAAGCCTTGCGCCATATTTTAAAAGATCGGATCTAACATATAGCCTTTGCTTTAAACAAGTAAAAGAGGCTTTTTGTGAGGCTGGCTTTGAGATGCTTAAATTTAAAAAACAAAATGAAGCTTTAGTTTGCGATCTTGGCGTGGATGAAATTTTATCTTTAGTACTTGAAAATGGTAGCAAGCAAGCCTATGAAAATGCAGCCAAACAGGCGAAATTTCTACTCTCACCAGAGTTTTTAGGCGAGAAGTTTAAATTTATAGAGGTTTTAAAGAGCTAG
- a CDS encoding Fur family transcriptional regulator: MDNFELFYKHFKEFLEAFGQKSSELKEQILHVLFISNSHLSAQEISSEIYKIHKNEISMTSIYSFLNFLEMHHLANCFEENGVKKFELNLKSSHDHLICEICEKIVDFEDEMIEQRQEQICKEKNFSEQSHTMILYGICSDCQEKNGN, translated from the coding sequence GTGGATAATTTTGAACTATTTTATAAGCATTTTAAAGAGTTTTTAGAAGCCTTTGGGCAGAAAAGCTCAGAGTTAAAAGAACAAATTTTGCATGTACTTTTCATTAGCAACTCTCATCTAAGTGCTCAAGAAATTTCTTCAGAAATTTACAAAATCCACAAGAATGAAATTTCAATGACATCAATTTACTCGTTTTTAAATTTTCTCGAAATGCATCATCTTGCAAACTGTTTTGAAGAAAATGGAGTAAAGAAATTTGAGTTAAATTTAAAATCCTCGCACGATCATTTGATATGTGAAATTTGTGAAAAGATAGTTGATTTTGAAGATGAGATGATAGAGCAAAGGCAAGAGCAAATTTGCAAAGAAAAAAATTTTAGTGAACAGTCGCATACAATGATACTTTATGGTATTTGCAGTGATTGCCAAGAAAAAAATGGAAATTAA